One Formosa agariphila KMM 3901 genomic window, TCACATTAAGAATTAAGAGCAATCTCTAAAACCTCATCTTCGGTGTTCACAAAAATGCGTTCACCAGATTTGGGTTTAATGATGTAATTCCCCGTAAACACACCAAACGCTGGAAATATCATCTGGTTGTCTTTCCAATAGAAACAACTTAGTTTTAAATGTTGTCTTCCTAAACCTAATAATTGCACGCCTGGATGAATGTGTCCTGAAAAATTATAAAACCCTTCGCGCGTTTCCGGATGATGCGTTAACAAGAAACCGTCGTGTTCCCACTCTTGCAACACCTCTACACCCAATTGTGTATAGCGTTTTTCATCAATTATGTCATGATTCCCAGAAATTAAAACCACTTTACAATTTAAAGTCTCTATCCACGCCTTAAATAATAACCATTCGTTGTTCATATAACTGTGAAATAAATCGCCTAAAAAGCAGATTGTATCACTTTCGAAATTAGAAATCACCGATTTTAACTGATTAAAATTATGATGTAAAGATGCCTGCGGAATCGCGCTACCATGTTTTCTAAAATGCGTAATTTTCCCCAAATGAACATCTGCAATTAACAACATGCGTTTAGCTTCCCAGTAGGCTACGCCTGAAGGATGCAGAATGAAGTTTTGATGATTACAGTGTACCTGAAGTGTTTTCATTGTGTTTAAATATAATTAGGATTTTTCCAATTGAATGGTCATCCGTCTAATGCGATCTGCTAATTTCTCCGAAGATAATTTAGCGCGTAATCGGTCTGTAATAATAGGAAACGAAAATGGTGTGGGTTTGGCACACGATTTCCAAATGATATTCTGCGTATTAATACGCATTAAGGCTAATTGTAGTCGTCCTTCTTCCAATTGATGCTCGAAGGTTTCTGTAAATGCTTGCTGAAATAATAAATTATCGGGTTCGTAATCTTCGAATACCCCAAATAAGAGTTGCGAACTGGCTTGCAAGTGTTTGCTCTTAACCATTTTGCTTGGAAACCCTGTAAAGACTAATCCCGAAATTACGGCTATATCTCTAAACTTTCGCTTTGCCATTTCGGAAGCATTGATGCTTTTTTCTAAATCACTTCTTAAATACTCTGACGAGAATAAATTATTATCTAAAATAGCCTGAATATCTATGGGTTGATCGGATAATAACTCGAAACCATAATCGTTAAATGCAATAGTAAACGAAATGGGATGTAACAAACTTAAACGATACGCCAATAAGCTCCCCATTGCTTCATGTACAAAATAACCTTCAAACGGATAGAAAACGGCATGATAGCCTTCTCGAGTTTTAAAGGTTTCAATTAAAAATTCATCGGCATTTGGGACCAAACTTTCTTTATTCTGTCGAATTAAAATCGGCTCTAAAGCTTTTAATTCTTTAGATTTATCTGTGTCATTAGAATTTAGAAGATAGAGTTCTTCACGAATCAAATGACTCATTTCTGAAGAAAAACTCATGCGTCCTCCCATCCAATTGGGAATTTTAGCATTTTTCTGCTTAGATTTTTTCACCAACACCTGCATATTTCTAATTCTGAACAACTCCAGTTGCCGTCCAGCAAATGTAAATACATCGCCAGGTCTTAATTTTGAAATAAAACTTTCCTCAATAGAACCAATATAACCGCCTTTTAAAAACTTTACATTTAAAACAGAATCACTAACAATAGTACCTATTTGCAAACGGTGTCGCATAGCTACTGCCCTACTTTTTACTTTAAACTTCCCATCAGTTTCTATGTCTACACGTTTATATTCGTCGTACGCTTGTAAACTTTGTCCGCCAAGTGTTATAAAATTTAGAATCCATTGAAACTGTTCTGCTGTTAATGTCTGAAAACAAAATGTACTTTTAACTTCCGGATAAATAGTCTCTGGATAAAATCCGTCGGACACTGCCAAAGTCACAAGATACTGTACAAGCACATCAAAACTATTCAGATACGGTACGCGGTCTTCTACAACCGTATTAGAAACGGCTTTTATTAGAGCCGAAACTTCTATTAATTCTAAGGCGTGGGTTGGTAAAAAATAAATGACACTGGTTTTCCCTGGCTGATGTCCGCTTCGTCCCGCACGTTGCATAAATCGAGACACACCTTTCGGTCCTCCAACTTGAATAATAGTATCCACCGGAGCAAAATCTACCCCTAAGTCTAAACTTGAAGTACAAACCACAATTTTAAGACTCCCTTCTCTTAGCGCTTGTTCTACCCACAGCCGTGTCTCCCGACTCATACTTCCGTGATGCATGGCTATATCGCCTGCAAATTCGGGATGCTTTTCTAAAATATTTTGAAACCAAATTTCACACTGCAATCGCGTGTTTGTAAAAATTAATGTCGATTGACTTTCTTCTAGTATAGGAATAATATCTTCTAATAGATGTAATCCCAAATGCCCACGCCATGGGAATTTCTCAATCTTTTTAGGGATGATAGAAAAGACATTTATTTTCTTTTTAATATTGGCTTTTATTAAAACGGAGTTCGCTACACGTTCTTTATCTACACCTAATAACACCTCTCGCGCCTGTTCCAGGTTTCCTATGGTTGCAGACACACCCCAAGTGCGTAGGCTAGGCGAAATGGCATTTAACCGGGATAAAGCCAATGTCATTTGCACGCCACGTTTATTAGCAACGAGTTCATGCCACTCGTCTACCACCACACCAATTACGTTTTTAAATATTTTATCGTAGCCCTTGGTGGCTAGTAATAATTGCAAACTTTCTGGCGTGGTAATTAATAAGCTCGGCATGTTTCGTTTCTGCGCGGCACGTTCTTTAGTCGAGGTATCTCCAGACCGAATGCCAACAGTTAAAGGCACATCTAAATCTTTAACAAAGCGTTCGGCGGCCTGTTTAATTTCTACCGATAATGCTCTTAACGGCGTAACCCAAATGGCTAAAAGTCCTTTTTGCGGTTTAGACTTATAATTTGGATGTCTTTTCATATATTCTAAAACGATAGGAACCCATAATGCATAGGTTTTTCCGCTTCCTGTAGGCGCGTTTAGAAGTCCGTTTTTTCCTTGTAAAAAGGCTGTCCAAGTTTGTTTTTGAAATGGAAACGGTTCCCAATTTTGTTGCTTAAACCAATCGTGTGCTATAAGCTCTAACTCCTTTCTGTTCATATATCAACTAAGCATTAACGATTCTAAATCTTCTAATTTATTCGCGTCTTCAATCTTTTTATCTTGTCTCCACCTTAAAATTCTTGGAAATCGCGTCGCATAACCACTTTTATGCCGGCTTGATGGGGCAATGCCTTCAAAAGCAATTTCGAAAACCAATTCTGGTGTTACACTCCGCACCGGTCCGAAACGTTCTACAGTGTTTCGTTTAATCCAATTATCTACTTTTCTAAACTCGGCATCGGTTAATCCAGAATAGGCTTTTGCAAAGGTGACGAGTTTATCATCGTTATCCCATAAGCCAAACGTATAGTCGGTAAACAAGTTACTTCGTCTTCCATGTCCCCGCATGGCGTACGTTAAAACGGCATCTATAGTTAATGGATCTGTTTTCCACTTCCACCAATCTCCTTTTTTTCGTCCTACTAAATATTTAGAATCCTTTCGTTTAATCATGAGTCCTTCGCTTCGCATTTCTCTGGCACGATTACGCTCTTCAGCAACCGCTTCCCACGAATCGCAATCTACCGTTTCTGAAAGCTGAAGTGGTAAATTCTCTATATTTAAATGCTGTATTAAGTTTTCAAGGATAAAGCGTCTCTCCGAAAATGGCAGTTGTCTGAGGTCTCTACCTTCCCATTCTAGTATATCGTAAACTTTTAAGACAACGGGCGTTTTTTCTAGAAGCGCTTTACTCACGGTTTTTCGTCCTATACGCGTTTGTAAATCTTGAAAGGTACCGATGTCGTTATTCGGAAAAGGTAAGATCTCACCATCTAATACAGTACCGTTTGGGAGTTCATCTTTAAACACATGAAACTCGGGGTATTTATCTGTGACTAATTCCTCACCACGACTCCATACAAACAATTCATTATCTCGGATAATGGTTTGCGATCTGATACCATCCCATTTATGTTCGAAACTCCAATCTTCTATGTTACCGAGGTCTGAAACCGGCCCTTCTAAACCATAAGCCAAGTAAAACGGATACGGTTTTGAAATAAAATCTGAAGCCTTTTCTTGTAACACCAAATCTTCAAAAGATATGGTACTCGGATCCCATTTCCCCATTAATTTATA contains:
- the pdeM gene encoding ligase-associated DNA damage response endonuclease PdeM encodes the protein MKTLQVHCNHQNFILHPSGVAYWEAKRMLLIADVHLGKITHFRKHGSAIPQASLHHNFNQLKSVISNFESDTICFLGDLFHSYMNNEWLLFKAWIETLNCKVVLISGNHDIIDEKRYTQLGVEVLQEWEHDGFLLTHHPETREGFYNFSGHIHPGVQLLGLGRQHLKLSCFYWKDNQMIFPAFGVFTGNYIIKPKSGERIFVNTEDEVLEIALNS
- a CDS encoding ligase-associated DNA damage response DEXH box helicase, which codes for MNRKELELIAHDWFKQQNWEPFPFQKQTWTAFLQGKNGLLNAPTGSGKTYALWVPIVLEYMKRHPNYKSKPQKGLLAIWVTPLRALSVEIKQAAERFVKDLDVPLTVGIRSGDTSTKERAAQKRNMPSLLITTPESLQLLLATKGYDKIFKNVIGVVVDEWHELVANKRGVQMTLALSRLNAISPSLRTWGVSATIGNLEQAREVLLGVDKERVANSVLIKANIKKKINVFSIIPKKIEKFPWRGHLGLHLLEDIIPILEESQSTLIFTNTRLQCEIWFQNILEKHPEFAGDIAMHHGSMSRETRLWVEQALREGSLKIVVCTSSLDLGVDFAPVDTIIQVGGPKGVSRFMQRAGRSGHQPGKTSVIYFLPTHALELIEVSALIKAVSNTVVEDRVPYLNSFDVLVQYLVTLAVSDGFYPETIYPEVKSTFCFQTLTAEQFQWILNFITLGGQSLQAYDEYKRVDIETDGKFKVKSRAVAMRHRLQIGTIVSDSVLNVKFLKGGYIGSIEESFISKLRPGDVFTFAGRQLELFRIRNMQVLVKKSKQKNAKIPNWMGGRMSFSSEMSHLIREELYLLNSNDTDKSKELKALEPILIRQNKESLVPNADEFLIETFKTREGYHAVFYPFEGYFVHEAMGSLLAYRLSLLHPISFTIAFNDYGFELLSDQPIDIQAILDNNLFSSEYLRSDLEKSINASEMAKRKFRDIAVISGLVFTGFPSKMVKSKHLQASSQLLFGVFEDYEPDNLLFQQAFTETFEHQLEEGRLQLALMRINTQNIIWKSCAKPTPFSFPIITDRLRAKLSSEKLADRIRRMTIQLEKS
- a CDS encoding ATP-dependent DNA ligase, with protein sequence MRHFAELVRTLDSTTKTTLKVNALSEYFKQAGDEDRVWTIAILSHRRPPRPINTTLLRTWASELANIPLWLFEESYHIVGDLAETIALILPPNKNTSDKSLTQFLNEMITLKKEDDAIKKQYVTKNWNTLNYYERFVFTKLITGGFRIGVSQKLMTRALSMATGVDEDVLAYKLMGKWDPSTISFEDLVLQEKASDFISKPYPFYLAYGLEGPVSDLGNIEDWSFEHKWDGIRSQTIIRDNELFVWSRGEELVTDKYPEFHVFKDELPNGTVLDGEILPFPNNDIGTFQDLQTRIGRKTVSKALLEKTPVVLKVYDILEWEGRDLRQLPFSERRFILENLIQHLNIENLPLQLSETVDCDSWEAVAEERNRAREMRSEGLMIKRKDSKYLVGRKKGDWWKWKTDPLTIDAVLTYAMRGHGRRSNLFTDYTFGLWDNDDKLVTFAKAYSGLTDAEFRKVDNWIKRNTVERFGPVRSVTPELVFEIAFEGIAPSSRHKSGYATRFPRILRWRQDKKIEDANKLEDLESLMLS